The Flavobacterium commune genome contains a region encoding:
- a CDS encoding DUF4258 domain-containing protein: MKFVQRFAYYLVGLVIGCFFVAFVFSGKDTRCNYFPNARVLNDLRNKPFHYSENANKVLSESWVTIADIKNTLEFGDVDFDKSDTEFGKRTKIYIIEGKTLKGQEIILKVKNEEGKATLEEIIKK, encoded by the coding sequence ATGAAATTTGTACAACGTTTTGCCTATTATTTGGTAGGTTTAGTAATAGGTTGCTTTTTTGTAGCCTTTGTTTTTAGCGGAAAAGATACCCGTTGCAATTATTTCCCAAATGCCAGGGTACTCAATGATCTTCGCAACAAACCTTTCCATTATTCTGAAAATGCTAATAAAGTTTTATCTGAATCATGGGTGACTATTGCAGATATAAAAAACACTTTGGAATTTGGCGATGTTGATTTTGACAAAAGCGACACCGAATTTGGAAAAAGAACAAAAATCTACATTATTGAAGGTAAAACCCTAAAAGGACAGGAGATTATTCTAAAAGTAAAAAACGAAGAAGGTAAAGCTACTTTGGAAGAAATTATAAAAAAGTAA
- a CDS encoding alanine dehydrogenase, whose protein sequence is MSISITPFTKQQLLPQEEKLEVARKKGKLFIGIPKETSYQERRICLTPDAVSSLICHGHRVMIESGAGESASYSDKEYSEVGAEVTKDTQKVFGCPMILKVEPPTVAEIKMMNNQAILISAIQLKTKKREYFEALAKKKITALAFEYIKDVDDTYPIVKSLSEIAGTASILIAAELMIANSYGKGLLFGNITGVPPTEVVILGAGTAGEFAARTAIGLGANIKVFDNSITKLRRLQNSLNQRIFTSTIQPKALMKALRRCDVAIGAMRGLERCPVVVTETMVEHMKKGAVIVDVSIDTGGCFETSEVTTHEKPTFVKSNILHYCVPNIPSRYSKTASLSISNIITPYLLKIAEDGGIESAIRCDKGLKNGIYTYHGILTNRAIGDWFDLPNNDINLIVF, encoded by the coding sequence ATGTCAATATCAATAACTCCATTTACCAAACAACAGTTATTACCTCAGGAAGAGAAGCTGGAAGTAGCTAGAAAAAAAGGCAAACTTTTTATTGGTATTCCCAAAGAGACTAGCTATCAGGAACGTCGCATTTGTCTCACGCCGGATGCTGTGAGTTCGTTAATTTGTCACGGACATCGGGTGATGATTGAATCGGGTGCCGGAGAAAGTGCCAGTTATTCAGATAAAGAATACTCTGAAGTAGGTGCCGAAGTAACCAAAGACACTCAAAAAGTCTTCGGTTGTCCTATGATTTTAAAGGTAGAGCCGCCTACAGTTGCCGAAATCAAAATGATGAACAATCAGGCGATACTCATTTCGGCAATCCAATTAAAAACCAAGAAAAGAGAATATTTCGAAGCTTTAGCTAAGAAAAAAATTACAGCTCTTGCTTTTGAATACATCAAAGATGTTGATGACACCTACCCCATTGTTAAGTCTTTAAGCGAAATTGCCGGTACTGCTTCTATTTTAATCGCAGCCGAATTAATGATTGCCAATTCTTACGGAAAAGGACTCCTTTTTGGTAATATTACCGGAGTTCCTCCTACCGAAGTGGTTATTCTGGGCGCGGGTACTGCTGGTGAATTTGCAGCAAGAACCGCTATTGGCCTGGGAGCTAACATCAAAGTTTTCGATAATTCGATTACTAAATTAAGACGACTTCAAAACAGCCTAAATCAACGTATTTTTACTTCGACCATTCAACCTAAGGCTTTAATGAAAGCTCTAAGACGTTGTGATGTGGCTATTGGTGCTATGCGTGGTTTAGAACGCTGTCCGGTAGTAGTTACTGAAACCATGGTTGAACACATGAAAAAAGGTGCTGTAATTGTCGATGTAAGCATTGATACAGGCGGTTGTTTTGAGACTTCCGAAGTCACAACTCACGAAAAACCAACTTTTGTAAAAAGCAATATTCTTCATTATTGCGTTCCTAATATTCCTTCCCGTTATTCTAAGACAGCTTCGCTTTCTATCAGTAACATTATCACTCCTTATTTATTGAAAATTGCCGAAGACGGTGGTATTGAAAGTGCCATTCGTTGCGATAAAGGTTTGAAAAATGGAATTTATACCTATCATGGAATTTTGACCAACAGAGCCATTGGAGATTGGTTTGATTTACCTAATAACGACATCAATTTAATTGTGTTTTAA
- a CDS encoding thiol-disulfide oxidoreductase DCC family protein gives METPDEIASFLAMTAENKKIILFDGVCNLCNSAVQFIIERDKKDVFRFVTLQSDFGKEICSYIGIDPKMTDSIILYEPGIAYYYKSQAAFKIASQLGSFYSLLAVFKVLPRKTCDSIYDYIAKNRYSWYGKKEHCMIPSPELKAKFI, from the coding sequence ATGGAAACACCTGATGAGATTGCTTCGTTCCTCGCAATGACTGCAGAAAACAAAAAAATAATACTCTTTGATGGCGTTTGCAATTTGTGCAATTCGGCAGTGCAGTTTATTATTGAAAGAGATAAAAAAGATGTGTTCCGGTTTGTGACTTTGCAATCGGATTTCGGGAAAGAAATTTGTAGTTACATTGGTATCGATCCAAAAATGACTGACAGTATTATTCTGTACGAACCTGGAATTGCTTATTATTATAAATCCCAAGCTGCTTTTAAAATCGCTTCACAATTAGGCTCTTTCTATAGTTTACTTGCTGTTTTTAAAGTTTTACCCAGAAAAACCTGCGATAGTATTTACGATTATATTGCTAAAAATCGCTACAGTTGGTACGGCAAAAAAGAACATTGTATGATTCCCTCTCCTGAACTAAAAGCGAAGTTTATTTAA
- the acs gene encoding acetate--CoA ligase, with product MSYYKIDNLEQYFKHYNKSIREPRKFWGKIAEENFTWYQPWDKVVEFNMAEADVQWFAGAKVNIAKNCIDRHLNKRGEKTAIIFEPNNPDEEALHISYNELHQRVCKMANVLREQGIKKGDRVCIYLPMIPELAVSILACARIGAIHSVVFAGFSAKALATRIADSDSKMLITSDGGYRGNKTVELKEIADEALQSCPSVSTVLVTKRTNTAINMKEGRDIWLQPLLDEASDNSVAEIMDAEDPLFILYTSGSTGKPKGMVHTTAGYMVYTAYTFKNVFNYEENDVFWCTADIGWITGHSYILYGPLLNGATTVIFEGVPSYPNFSRFWEVIEKHKVSQFYTAPTAIRALAKEKLEYVQKYPFKSLKVIGSVGEPINEEAWHWFNDHVGGKRCPIVDTWWQTETGGIMISPIAFITPTKPTYATFPLPGIQAVLMDDKRNEIEGNQVVGSLCIKFPWPGMARTIWNDHQRYIDTYFSQYPGKYFTGDGALRDEVGYYRITGRVDDVIIVSGHNLGTAPIEDAINEHPAVAESAIVGFPHDVKGNALYGYVILKETGEIRNKENLFIEINQYISDHVGPIAKLDKIQFVSGLPKTRSGKIMRRILRKIAAGDFSDYGDTSTLLNPEIIEEIQSEKK from the coding sequence ATGAGCTACTACAAAATCGATAATTTAGAACAATATTTTAAGCATTACAATAAGTCCATCAGAGAACCAAGAAAATTTTGGGGAAAAATAGCCGAAGAAAATTTCACATGGTACCAACCGTGGGACAAGGTGGTTGAATTTAATATGGCAGAAGCTGATGTTCAGTGGTTTGCCGGTGCTAAAGTAAATATTGCTAAAAACTGTATTGACAGACACCTTAATAAAAGAGGTGAAAAAACGGCAATTATTTTTGAACCGAATAATCCGGATGAAGAAGCATTACACATTTCTTATAACGAATTACACCAAAGAGTATGCAAGATGGCTAATGTTTTGCGTGAGCAAGGCATTAAAAAAGGCGATCGTGTATGTATCTATTTACCTATGATTCCGGAATTGGCAGTATCTATTTTGGCTTGTGCCCGAATTGGAGCAATCCATTCTGTGGTTTTTGCCGGATTCTCGGCTAAGGCTTTAGCAACTAGAATTGCCGATAGCGACAGTAAAATGCTTATTACTTCTGATGGTGGTTACCGTGGTAATAAAACCGTGGAACTAAAAGAAATTGCTGATGAAGCATTACAAAGTTGCCCTTCGGTTAGTACTGTTTTGGTAACGAAAAGAACCAATACAGCCATCAATATGAAAGAGGGCAGGGATATCTGGTTACAACCATTATTAGATGAAGCTTCTGATAATAGTGTAGCTGAAATTATGGATGCCGAAGACCCTTTGTTTATTCTTTATACTTCGGGTTCTACCGGAAAACCAAAAGGAATGGTGCATACTACTGCCGGTTATATGGTTTACACAGCCTATACTTTTAAAAATGTTTTCAATTATGAAGAGAATGACGTTTTCTGGTGTACTGCCGATATTGGCTGGATAACAGGTCATTCTTATATTTTATATGGTCCATTATTGAATGGTGCAACAACTGTAATTTTTGAAGGAGTACCTTCCTATCCTAATTTCAGTCGTTTTTGGGAAGTAATCGAAAAACACAAAGTAAGTCAGTTTTATACGGCACCAACAGCCATTAGGGCATTGGCAAAAGAAAAACTAGAATACGTACAGAAATATCCTTTTAAAAGTTTAAAAGTAATTGGATCAGTAGGGGAGCCAATTAATGAAGAGGCTTGGCACTGGTTCAATGATCATGTGGGCGGAAAAAGATGTCCAATTGTGGATACCTGGTGGCAAACCGAAACGGGAGGAATTATGATATCGCCAATTGCTTTTATCACCCCTACAAAACCTACTTATGCTACATTCCCATTACCTGGAATCCAGGCTGTTTTGATGGATGATAAGCGAAATGAAATCGAAGGAAACCAAGTGGTAGGTAGCTTGTGTATTAAATTCCCTTGGCCGGGAATGGCAAGAACCATCTGGAACGATCATCAACGTTATATCGATACTTATTTTTCGCAATATCCCGGAAAATATTTTACAGGAGACGGTGCCTTACGTGATGAAGTAGGTTATTACCGAATAACAGGTCGTGTGGATGATGTAATTATTGTATCAGGACATAATTTAGGAACTGCTCCAATTGAAGATGCTATTAATGAACACCCGGCTGTTGCTGAGAGCGCCATAGTAGGATTTCCACATGATGTAAAAGGAAATGCTTTGTATGGCTATGTTATTTTGAAAGAAACTGGTGAGATTAGAAATAAAGAGAATCTTTTTATCGAAATCAATCAATACATATCTGATCACGTAGGACCAATTGCTAAATTAGATAAGATTCAGTTTGTTTCAGGATTGCCAAAAACGCGTTCCGGAAAAATTATGCGTAGAATACTCAGGAAAATCGCAGCGGGAGATTTTTCTGATTACGGAGACACCAGTACTTTACTGAATCCGGAGATTATCGAAGAAATTCAAAGTGAGAAAAAATAA
- the ilvC gene encoding ketol-acid reductoisomerase, protein MANYFNSLPLRLQLEQLGVCEFMDQSEFANGIEALKGKKVVIVGCGAQGLNQGLNMRDSGLDISYALRAEAIAEKRASYRNATENGFNVGTYEELIPTADLVCNLTPDKQHTAVVTAIMPLMKQGATLSYSHGFNIVEEGMQIRKDLTVIMCAPKCPGSEVREEYKRGFGVPTLIAVHPENDPNGFGLDQAKAYAVATGGNRAGVLRSSFVAEVKSDLMGEQTILCGLLQTGSILCFDKMVAEGVDAGYASKLIQYGWETITEGLKHGGITNMMDRLSNPAKIAAFNTAEELKDIMRPLFQKHMDDIISGEFSKTMMEDWANDDKNLLTWRAATEATNFEKTPAGNVEISEQEYYDNGVLMVAMVKAGVELAFEAMTDSGIIEESAYYESLHETPLIANTIARKKLFEMNRVISDTAEYGCYLFDHACKPLIAEYVKNAPSNLIGRPFNSGDNGVDNKELIDVNSIIRNHPVEEVGAWLRESMTAMKKIV, encoded by the coding sequence ATGGCAAATTATTTCAATTCATTACCACTTAGATTACAATTAGAACAATTAGGCGTTTGCGAATTCATGGATCAATCCGAATTTGCTAACGGAATCGAAGCTTTAAAAGGTAAAAAAGTAGTTATCGTAGGTTGTGGTGCTCAAGGTTTGAACCAAGGTTTAAACATGAGAGATTCAGGTTTAGATATTTCTTACGCTTTGCGTGCTGAAGCTATTGCTGAAAAAAGAGCTTCTTACAGAAATGCTACTGAGAATGGTTTCAATGTAGGAACTTATGAAGAATTAATCCCTACAGCTGATTTAGTATGCAACCTTACACCAGATAAACAACATACTGCTGTAGTTACTGCAATTATGCCATTAATGAAGCAAGGAGCTACATTATCATATTCTCATGGTTTTAATATCGTAGAAGAAGGAATGCAAATTCGTAAAGACTTAACAGTTATTATGTGTGCTCCTAAATGTCCAGGATCTGAAGTACGTGAAGAGTACAAAAGAGGATTTGGTGTACCTACATTAATCGCTGTTCACCCTGAAAACGATCCAAATGGTTTTGGTTTAGATCAGGCAAAAGCGTATGCTGTTGCAACAGGAGGAAACAGAGCAGGAGTTTTACGTTCTTCTTTCGTAGCTGAAGTTAAATCTGATTTAATGGGAGAGCAAACAATCCTTTGTGGTTTGTTACAAACAGGTTCTATCTTATGTTTTGACAAAATGGTTGCTGAAGGTGTTGATGCTGGATATGCTTCTAAATTAATCCAATACGGATGGGAAACTATCACTGAAGGATTGAAACACGGTGGTATCACAAATATGATGGATAGATTATCTAATCCAGCTAAAATTGCTGCATTCAACACTGCTGAAGAATTAAAAGACATCATGCGTCCATTATTCCAAAAACACATGGATGATATCATTTCTGGAGAATTCTCTAAAACAATGATGGAAGACTGGGCTAATGACGATAAAAACTTATTGACTTGGAGAGCTGCTACTGAAGCAACTAACTTCGAGAAAACTCCAGCTGGAAATGTTGAAATTTCTGAGCAAGAATACTACGACAACGGAGTATTAATGGTAGCTATGGTAAAAGCTGGTGTTGAATTAGCTTTTGAAGCTATGACTGATTCAGGAATTATCGAAGAGTCTGCTTACTACGAGTCATTACACGAAACTCCACTTATTGCTAACACAATTGCAAGAAAGAAATTGTTCGAAATGAACCGTGTAATCTCTGATACTGCTGAGTACGGATGTTATTTATTTGACCATGCTTGTAAGCCATTAATCGCTGAGTACGTTAAAAATGCACCATCTAACTTAATTGGTCGTCCATTCAATAGTGGAGATAACGGTGTTGACAACAAAGAATTAATCGATGTGAATTCAATCATCAGAAATCACCCGGTTGAAGAAGTTGGAGCTTGGTTAAGAGAGTCAATGACTGCAATGAAAAAAATTGTATAA
- the ung gene encoding uracil-DNA glycosylase, translating into MQISLNPDWQTILSEELQKPYFNDLLQELEKEYQEFVCFPPKDLIFSAFNYCGFEEVKVVIIGQDPYHGDGEANGLCFSVNGEVKIPPSLRNIYREINDDLDSIFMPTSGNLEHWAKQGVLLLNAALTVRKDKPNSHKHLKWNLFTDAVIQKISDEKEHVVFLLWGAFAQKKGSKIDRNKHLVLESGHPSPMSANQGKWFGNKHFSKANTYLKTNDKSEIDWFL; encoded by the coding sequence ATGCAAATTTCCTTAAATCCTGATTGGCAAACCATTTTATCTGAAGAATTACAAAAACCATATTTTAATGATTTATTGCAGGAGCTAGAAAAAGAGTATCAGGAATTTGTGTGTTTTCCACCAAAAGACCTGATTTTTTCGGCTTTTAATTATTGTGGTTTTGAAGAGGTGAAAGTGGTTATTATTGGTCAGGATCCTTATCATGGGGATGGAGAGGCGAATGGTTTGTGTTTTTCGGTGAATGGTGAAGTTAAGATTCCGCCTTCATTACGCAATATTTATCGGGAAATCAATGATGATTTGGATTCGATTTTTATGCCAACTTCCGGAAATTTAGAACATTGGGCAAAACAAGGCGTTTTGTTGTTGAATGCGGCACTTACCGTTCGAAAAGACAAACCCAATAGTCACAAACATTTGAAATGGAATTTGTTTACCGATGCAGTGATTCAAAAAATTTCGGATGAAAAAGAACATGTTGTTTTTTTACTTTGGGGCGCATTCGCACAAAAAAAAGGAAGTAAAATAGACAGAAACAAACATTTGGTTTTAGAATCAGGACATCCGTCACCAATGAGTGCGAATCAGGGAAAATGGTTTGGGAACAAACATTTTAGCAAAGCAAATACCTATTTAAAAACGAATGATAAATCTGAAATTGATTGGTTTTTGTAG
- the ilvN gene encoding acetolactate synthase small subunit — protein MEENKTFTISVYSENNVGLLNRISGIFLKRHINILSLNVSESEIENVSRFVIVVDTTEKWVQNIVGQIEKQVEVIKAFYHVDEETIFLESALFKIASNLLFDERQIQNIIKESHSEIVTVSRDFFVISKSGRRSEIEELHAKLKPFGIMQFVRSGRISVSKEKMEVTSLLLEELKS, from the coding sequence ATGGAAGAAAATAAAACATTCACGATTTCTGTTTATTCAGAAAACAACGTTGGCTTATTGAACAGAATATCAGGAATATTCTTGAAACGCCACATCAATATATTGAGTTTAAATGTATCCGAATCGGAAATTGAAAACGTTTCCCGATTTGTAATTGTAGTAGATACTACTGAAAAATGGGTACAAAACATTGTGGGTCAAATCGAAAAACAAGTTGAAGTAATTAAAGCTTTCTACCATGTAGATGAGGAAACTATCTTTCTGGAAAGTGCTTTATTCAAAATCGCTTCTAACTTATTATTTGACGAAAGACAAATTCAAAACATCATCAAAGAAAGTCATTCGGAAATTGTAACGGTATCAAGAGACTTTTTTGTGATTTCAAAATCAGGAAGACGTTCTGAAATAGAAGAATTACATGCAAAATTAAAGCCTTTCGGAATCATGCAATTTGTGCGTTCAGGAAGAATATCAGTTTCCAAAGAAAAAATGGAAGTGACAAGTTTATTACTAGAGGAATTAAAATCATAA
- a CDS encoding endonuclease MutS2: MISITEKTLQDLQFPTILETISEICNTEIGKEKALQITPFRDKESLMQALLQTSEYVSSFQNNNAIPNHGFDAITNEIKFLAIEDSFLEVGSFRKIATLSSTVNFLLNFLRKFDDYYPNINARASRVELTKEIVALIDTVVDKYGEIKDNASPVLSDIRRNMNMVRGKVNQSFGIALTQYNGLGYLDDIKESFVQNRRVLAVLSMYRRKVRGTILGSSKTGSIAYIEPEMTLKYSRELSNLEYEEKEEITRILKQLSNAIRPFLPLLKEYQDFLSDVDVIAAKAKYAERINGILPNITEERRLYFRDAFHPILYLTNKQKKEVTHPQTIELQQENRIIVISGPNAGGKTISLKTVGLLQLMLQSGMLIPVHERSETFLFDRILTDIGDNQSIENHLSTYSYRLKNMNYFLKKCNSKTMFLIDEFGTGSDPELGGALAEIFLEEFYHREAFGIITTHYANLKILANELPFATNANMMFDEKSLEPMYKLALGQAGSSFTFEVAQKNGIPFGLINRAKKKIEVGKVRFDKTIATLQKERSKLEKTSQNLKEEETRAREEGKKMESINTKIKQKLESYQELYDSNQKTIYIGQKIEDIAEKYFNNKNKKELIGEFLKIVEIENSKRKKATPKETKAIVAKKKEIIDEVKVQVEEIRKEKKEKKLKPVIEKPKPILKVGDRVRMLDGKAVGSIDKIEKNKAVVNYGLFTSKVSLDELDLVEAVKK; this comes from the coding sequence ATGATATCCATCACCGAAAAAACATTACAAGATCTACAATTTCCAACGATTCTCGAAACCATTTCAGAGATATGCAATACCGAAATTGGAAAAGAAAAAGCACTTCAAATTACTCCTTTTAGAGACAAGGAAAGCCTGATGCAAGCTTTGTTACAAACCTCGGAGTATGTTTCTTCTTTTCAAAACAATAATGCGATTCCAAATCACGGTTTTGATGCGATAACAAACGAAATAAAATTCCTTGCAATTGAAGATAGTTTCCTTGAAGTAGGTAGTTTTAGAAAAATTGCTACGCTTTCTTCAACGGTAAATTTCCTCTTGAATTTCCTGAGAAAATTTGATGATTACTATCCAAATATCAATGCCAGAGCTTCACGCGTTGAACTTACTAAGGAAATTGTAGCACTTATTGATACTGTTGTCGATAAATATGGTGAAATAAAAGACAATGCTTCTCCTGTTTTGTCAGATATTCGCAGAAATATGAATATGGTTCGCGGCAAGGTTAATCAGAGTTTTGGTATTGCTCTGACTCAATACAATGGTTTAGGATATTTAGATGATATTAAAGAAAGTTTTGTGCAAAACCGTCGTGTTTTAGCCGTTTTATCAATGTATCGCCGAAAAGTGAGAGGTACTATTTTAGGAAGTTCTAAAACTGGAAGCATTGCGTATATAGAACCTGAAATGACGCTGAAATATTCCAGAGAATTGAGTAATTTAGAATACGAAGAAAAAGAAGAAATCACGCGTATTTTAAAACAATTATCGAATGCTATTCGTCCGTTTTTACCTTTATTAAAAGAATATCAGGACTTTTTAAGTGATGTTGACGTGATTGCTGCCAAAGCAAAATATGCTGAAAGAATCAATGGAATTTTACCAAATATAACTGAGGAACGCCGTTTGTATTTTAGAGACGCCTTCCATCCTATTTTATATTTGACTAACAAACAAAAAAAGGAAGTTACTCATCCACAAACGATCGAATTACAACAGGAAAACCGAATCATTGTGATTTCGGGACCTAATGCCGGAGGAAAAACCATTTCGTTAAAAACGGTAGGCTTACTCCAATTAATGCTACAATCAGGAATGCTAATTCCGGTTCATGAACGCTCAGAAACTTTTTTATTTGACAGAATCTTGACCGACATCGGAGACAATCAATCTATTGAAAATCATTTAAGTACATATAGTTACCGACTAAAGAACATGAACTACTTCCTGAAGAAGTGCAATAGCAAAACCATGTTCCTGATTGACGAATTTGGTACTGGTTCAGACCCTGAATTAGGAGGAGCCTTGGCTGAAATTTTCCTGGAAGAATTCTACCATCGGGAAGCTTTTGGTATCATTACCACTCATTATGCTAATTTGAAAATTCTTGCTAACGAATTGCCTTTTGCTACCAATGCCAACATGATGTTTGATGAAAAATCACTGGAACCCATGTATAAACTGGCTTTAGGACAAGCGGGAAGTTCGTTTACTTTTGAGGTAGCACAGAAAAATGGAATTCCCTTTGGATTAATCAATCGTGCCAAAAAGAAAATCGAAGTTGGGAAAGTGCGCTTTGATAAAACCATTGCTACCTTACAAAAAGAGCGTTCTAAACTCGAAAAAACGTCTCAAAACCTGAAAGAAGAAGAAACAAGAGCGCGCGAAGAAGGTAAAAAGATGGAATCTATCAATACCAAAATCAAGCAGAAACTGGAAAGCTATCAGGAATTGTACGACAGCAATCAGAAAACGATTTACATTGGTCAAAAAATAGAGGATATTGCCGAGAAATATTTCAATAATAAAAACAAAAAGGAATTGATAGGCGAGTTTTTGAAAATAGTTGAAATCGAAAATTCGAAACGTAAAAAAGCGACTCCAAAAGAGACTAAAGCCATTGTAGCCAAGAAAAAAGAAATCATCGATGAAGTTAAAGTTCAGGTTGAGGAAATTAGAAAAGAAAAGAAAGAGAAAAAACTAAAACCTGTAATTGAAAAGCCAAAACCGATTTTAAAAGTAGGTGATCGCGTGAGAATGCTGGACGGAAAAGCTGTGGGAAGTATTGATAAAATTGAAAAGAACAAAGCCGTTGTTAATTATGGTTTGTTTACTTCTAAAGTAAGTTTAGATGAGTTGGACTTGGTGGAAGCGGTGAAAAAGTGA
- the porX gene encoding T9SS response regulator signal transducer PorX: protein MDKIKILWVDDEIDYLKPHILFLEKKNYEVTTCNNGLDAIEIFENENFDIVFLDENMPGMSGLETLSEMKEKKSAIPMIMITKSEEEYIMEEAIGAKIADYLIKPVNPNQILLSLKKNLDNSKLISQKTTLDYQKEFRKIAMEMGMVNSYEDWIELYKKLLFWELQLEDINDQSMIEILESQKVEANSQFGKFIERNYEDWFLPKADKPIQSHTLFKELVVPELKKKERPVLFVVIDNLRYDQWKSFESVVSDYYKLEKEVPYYSILPTATQYARNAIFSGLLPAEMEKKHPDLWKNDPDEGGKNLFEAEFLEAQLKRLSLNIKSDYFKITNMASGKKLLESFRALKDNDLVAVVYNFVDMLSHAKTEMDVVKELAPDDKAYRSLTLSWFKNSPLLEIIQQAQKLGFKLILTTDHGTINVKNPSKVVGDKNTSLNLRYKTGRSLTYESKDVYAVKDPKKIGLPAINMSSSYIFAKNDLFLAYVNNYNHYVSYYKNTYQHGGISLEEMIIPCLIFNPK from the coding sequence ATGGACAAAATAAAAATACTTTGGGTTGACGATGAGATTGATTATCTAAAACCACACATTCTTTTTTTAGAGAAAAAAAATTACGAAGTTACTACCTGTAATAATGGTCTTGACGCTATTGAAATATTTGAAAACGAGAACTTTGATATTGTTTTTTTAGACGAAAATATGCCCGGAATGAGCGGACTGGAAACCCTTTCGGAGATGAAAGAGAAAAAAAGTGCTATTCCGATGATTATGATTACCAAAAGTGAGGAAGAATACATCATGGAGGAAGCCATTGGCGCTAAAATTGCCGATTATCTGATAAAACCCGTGAATCCAAACCAGATTTTACTGAGTTTGAAGAAGAATTTGGATAATTCGAAACTGATTTCCCAAAAGACCACTTTGGATTACCAAAAGGAATTCCGAAAAATTGCCATGGAAATGGGTATGGTCAACAGCTATGAAGATTGGATCGAATTGTACAAAAAACTATTATTCTGGGAATTGCAGCTTGAAGATATCAACGATCAAAGTATGATTGAAATTCTGGAATCGCAAAAAGTAGAAGCTAATTCGCAGTTTGGAAAATTCATCGAACGCAATTACGAAGATTGGTTTTTACCCAAAGCCGATAAACCCATTCAGTCGCACACTTTATTCAAGGAATTAGTGGTTCCTGAATTGAAGAAAAAAGAAAGACCAGTATTGTTTGTAGTCATTGACAATTTACGTTATGACCAATGGAAATCCTTTGAAAGCGTGGTGTCCGATTATTACAAACTGGAAAAAGAAGTGCCTTACTATTCTATTTTGCCTACTGCAACCCAATATGCCCGTAATGCAATTTTCTCCGGATTATTGCCGGCAGAAATGGAGAAAAAACATCCTGACTTATGGAAAAATGATCCCGATGAAGGTGGAAAAAACTTATTTGAAGCCGAATTTCTTGAAGCTCAATTAAAGCGTTTGAGTCTGAACATCAAATCGGATTATTTTAAGATTACCAATATGGCTTCGGGTAAAAAGCTTCTTGAGAGTTTCAGAGCCTTAAAAGACAACGATTTGGTTGCTGTAGTTTATAATTTTGTCGATATGCTTTCGCACGCCAAAACCGAAATGGATGTGGTAAAAGAACTCGCACCTGATGATAAAGCTTATCGTTCGCTAACATTGAGTTGGTTTAAAAATTCTCCTTTGTTAGAAATCATCCAACAGGCACAAAAACTGGGTTTCAAATTGATTTTAACCACCGATCACGGAACCATCAACGTCAAAAATCCTTCAAAAGTGGTAGGTGACAAAAACACCAGCCTGAATTTACGTTACAAAACCGGTCGTAGTCTGACATACGAAAGCAAAGATGTTTATGCGGTAAAAGACCCAAAAAAAATTGGTTTACCGGCCATAAATATGAGTAGTTCTTATATTTTTGCAAAAAATGATTTGTTTTTGGCTTACGTCAACAACTACAATCATTATGTGAGTTATTATAAAAACACCTATCAGCATGGAGGAATTTCTCTGGAAGAAATGATTATTCCATGTTTGATATTTAATCCTAAGTAG
- the tsaE gene encoding tRNA (adenosine(37)-N6)-threonylcarbamoyltransferase complex ATPase subunit type 1 TsaE, with translation MEITFSLDEISNVAELIVAAQPNKIILFNGEMGAGKTTFIKQLCKTLGVAEATSSPTFSLVNEYQTTDNQIVYHFDFYRLKKETEALDMGVDDYLYSGNWCFIEWAENIASLIPETHSTITIEVLSDGKRLLKLN, from the coding sequence ATGGAAATCACTTTTTCATTAGACGAAATAAGCAATGTAGCTGAATTGATTGTAGCTGCTCAACCGAATAAAATCATACTTTTCAATGGTGAAATGGGTGCCGGAAAAACTACTTTTATCAAACAATTGTGCAAAACCTTAGGCGTAGCCGAAGCTACCAGCAGTCCCACTTTTTCCTTAGTTAATGAATACCAAACCACAGATAATCAGATAGTTTATCATTTTGATTTTTACAGATTAAAAAAAGAAACAGAAGCCTTAGATATGGGAGTCGATGATTATTTGTATTCCGGTAATTGGTGTTTTATTGAATGGGCCGAAAACATTGCCAGTCTTATTCCTGAAACGCATTCGACCATTACTATCGAAGTGCTTTCTGATGGCAAACGTCTTTTAAAACTAAACTAA